A region of Paramormyrops kingsleyae isolate MSU_618 chromosome 17, PKINGS_0.4, whole genome shotgun sequence DNA encodes the following proteins:
- the dpagt1 gene encoding UDP-N-acetylglucosamine--dolichyl-phosphate N-acetylglucosaminephosphotransferase isoform X1, with amino-acid sequence MSQLPVLPLLINLCLSVLGCLATVKLIPAFKEHFITARLFGMDLNKTKKTEIPESQGVISGTVFLIILFCFIPVPFLSCFMGEQCKAFPHDEFVQLIGALLAICCMIFLGFADDVLNLRWRHKLLLPTVASLPLLMVYFTNFGNTLIVVPKPFRALLGMHLDLGILYYVYMGMLAVFCTNAINILAGINGIESGQALFISGSIIVFNMLELNGDFRDDHIFSLYFMIPFFFTTLALFYHNWYPSAVFVGDTFCYFAGMTFAVVGILGHFSKTMLLFFIPQVLNFLYSLPQLFHLVPCPRHRLPRLNPETGKLGMSYSKFKKKDLGKLGDLILKVAETLRLVDVQQGLEGDGEFVQCNNMTIINLVLKVLGPMHERTLTSVMLLIQVLGSAVAFGIRYHLVRLFYDV; translated from the exons atgtcccaGTTGCCAGTGCTCCCGCTTCTGATCAACCTCTGCTTGTCTGTGCTGGGATGTTTGGCCACAGTAAAGCTCATTCCAGCTTTCAAAGAGCATTTCATTACGGCCAGATTGTTTGGCATGGACCTGAATAAAACCAAGAAAACGGAGAT TCCTGAATCTCAAGGAGTCATTAGTGGAACGGTGTTCCTCATCATCCTCTTCTGCTTCATCCCGGTGCCCTTTCTCAGCTGTTTCATGGGGGAGCAGTGTAAGGCTTTCCCTCACGATGAG TTTGTTCAGTTGATTGGTGCCCTGCTAGCGATCTGCTGCATGATCTTCCTGGGTTTTGCTGATGATGTGCTGAACCTCCGCTGGCGCCACAAGCTGCTCCTGCCCACGGTGGCCTCATTGCCCTTGCTCATGGTCTACTTCACCAACTTTGGCAACACTCTCATTGTGGTGCCCAAGCCCTTCCGTGCTCTGCTGGGCATGCACCTTGACCTGG GGATCCTGTACTATGTCTACATGGGGATGTTGGCTGTGTTCTGTACCAATGCCATCAACATACTGGCTGGCATCAACGGCATAGAGTCTGGGCAAGCTCTCTTCATCTCAGGCTCCATCATAGTCTTCAACATGCTGGAGTTGAATG GCGACTTCAGAGACGACCACATTTTCTCCCTTTACTTCATGATCCCCTTCTTCTTCACCACATTGGCTCTCTTCTACCACAACTG GTACCCATCAGCAGTGTTTGTGGGCGACACCTTCTGCTATTTTGCTGGGATGACCTTTGCTGTGGTTGGAATACTGGGCCACTTCAGCAAGACTATGCTGCTCTTCTTCATACCTCAAGTGCTAAACTTCCTGTACTCGCTGCCCCAGCTCTTCCACCTGGTTCCCTGCCCACGACATCGTCTGCCCAG ACTAAATCCTGAAACAGGAAAACTGGGCATGAGCTACTCCAAGTTTAAGAAGAAGGACCTCGGCAAATTAGGAGACCTCATTCTAAAG GTGGCAGAGACATTAAGGCTTGTAGATGTGCAGCAAGGGCTAGAGGGAGATGGAGAGTTTGTACAATGCAACAACATGACTATCATCAACCTGGTGCTGAAGGTTCTGGGACCCATGCATGAAAGAACCCTGACGAGCGTAATGCTGCTCATACAG GTGCTTGGGAGCGCTGTGGCTTTTGGGATTCGTTATCACCTGGTACGTCTCTTCTACGACGTGTAG
- the dpagt1 gene encoding UDP-N-acetylglucosamine--dolichyl-phosphate N-acetylglucosaminephosphotransferase isoform X2 — translation MSQLPVLPLLINLCLSVLGCLATVKLIPAFKEHFITARLFGMDLNKTKKTEIPESQGVISGTVFLIILFCFIPVPFLSCFMGEQCKAFPHDEFVQLIGALLAICCMIFLGFADDVLNLRWRHKLLLPTVASLPLLMVYFTNFGNTLIVVPKPFRALLGMHLDLGILYYVYMGMLAVFCTNAINILAGINGIESGQALFISGSIIVFNMLELNGDFRDDHIFSLYFMIPFFFTTLALFYHNWYPSAVFVGDTFCYFAGMTFAVVGILGHFSKTMLLFFIPQVLNFLYSLPQLFHLVPCPRHRLPRLNPETGKLGMSYSKFKKKDLGKLGDLILK, via the exons atgtcccaGTTGCCAGTGCTCCCGCTTCTGATCAACCTCTGCTTGTCTGTGCTGGGATGTTTGGCCACAGTAAAGCTCATTCCAGCTTTCAAAGAGCATTTCATTACGGCCAGATTGTTTGGCATGGACCTGAATAAAACCAAGAAAACGGAGAT TCCTGAATCTCAAGGAGTCATTAGTGGAACGGTGTTCCTCATCATCCTCTTCTGCTTCATCCCGGTGCCCTTTCTCAGCTGTTTCATGGGGGAGCAGTGTAAGGCTTTCCCTCACGATGAG TTTGTTCAGTTGATTGGTGCCCTGCTAGCGATCTGCTGCATGATCTTCCTGGGTTTTGCTGATGATGTGCTGAACCTCCGCTGGCGCCACAAGCTGCTCCTGCCCACGGTGGCCTCATTGCCCTTGCTCATGGTCTACTTCACCAACTTTGGCAACACTCTCATTGTGGTGCCCAAGCCCTTCCGTGCTCTGCTGGGCATGCACCTTGACCTGG GGATCCTGTACTATGTCTACATGGGGATGTTGGCTGTGTTCTGTACCAATGCCATCAACATACTGGCTGGCATCAACGGCATAGAGTCTGGGCAAGCTCTCTTCATCTCAGGCTCCATCATAGTCTTCAACATGCTGGAGTTGAATG GCGACTTCAGAGACGACCACATTTTCTCCCTTTACTTCATGATCCCCTTCTTCTTCACCACATTGGCTCTCTTCTACCACAACTG GTACCCATCAGCAGTGTTTGTGGGCGACACCTTCTGCTATTTTGCTGGGATGACCTTTGCTGTGGTTGGAATACTGGGCCACTTCAGCAAGACTATGCTGCTCTTCTTCATACCTCAAGTGCTAAACTTCCTGTACTCGCTGCCCCAGCTCTTCCACCTGGTTCCCTGCCCACGACATCGTCTGCCCAG ACTAAATCCTGAAACAGGAAAACTGGGCATGAGCTACTCCAAGTTTAAGAAGAAGGACCTCGGCAAATTAGGAGACCTCATTCTAAAG TAG